In Phyllopteryx taeniolatus isolate TA_2022b chromosome 1, UOR_Ptae_1.2, whole genome shotgun sequence, the following proteins share a genomic window:
- the LOC133479910 gene encoding lithostathine-1-alpha-like, whose translation MAFALRSLFLLCGISGLLTGVWSKPTSVKVQNSCPKGWTQLDCHCYQYQDEERTFADAESVCNILGGNLVSIHSDLENAFILELIRQGGNDDEAWIGYHDAVEEDDFLWTDGSDQDYTNFDVSGTEPDGTGDCVHMDESAGLWEDSVCSDEVAYVCIQDVIDVKH comes from the exons ATGGCTTTTGCTCTTCGCTCGTTGTTCCTCCTTTGCGGGATCAGTGGACTGCTGACTGGAGTC TGGTCTAAGCCTACCAGTGTGAAAG TACAAAACAGCTGTCCTAAAGGCTGGACTCAGTTGGACTGCCACTGTTACCAATACCAAGATGAGGAAAGAACCTTTGCAGATGCAGAG AGCGTCTGCAACATTCTTGGTGGGAATCTGGTGTCCATCCACAGTGACCTGGAAAACGCATTCATTCTGGAACTCATTCGGCAGGGTGGGAATGATGACGAGGCCTGGATTGGATACCATGATGCAGTTGAG GAAGATGACTTTCTATGGACTGACGGCTCCGATCAGGATTACACTAACTTTGATGTATCTGGAACCGAGCCTGATGGCACTGGCGACTGTGTACACATGGATGAAAGTG CTGGCCTTTGGGAGGATAGCGTCTGCTCAGACGAGGTCGCATATGTTTGCATCCAAGATGTGATCGATGTCAAACACtaa